In Streptomyces nodosus, one DNA window encodes the following:
- a CDS encoding ATP-binding protein, protein MSEDVNEPWEYCLYIPNDLRAVTISRRTLRLILAMHGLTCLADTAELLATELISNAVRHTKGPAALRVRWSAGVLRIGAWDADPEPPQPPVPPERVADAEEGRGLGLVRACADLWGWQPLARGGNRGKVVWCELVSA, encoded by the coding sequence ATGTCCGAAGACGTGAACGAACCTTGGGAGTACTGCCTCTACATTCCCAATGACCTTCGCGCGGTCACCATCAGCCGACGGACCCTCCGCCTCATCCTCGCCATGCACGGACTGACTTGCCTGGCTGATACCGCCGAACTGCTCGCTACTGAGCTGATCTCCAACGCCGTACGTCACACCAAGGGGCCAGCCGCGCTGCGCGTGCGCTGGTCGGCAGGGGTGCTGCGGATCGGAGCCTGGGACGCCGACCCCGAACCGCCGCAGCCGCCAGTGCCACCCGAGCGGGTCGCCGACGCGGAGGAGGGGCGGGGGCTCGGGCTGGTCCGGGCGTGCGCCGATCTGTGGGGTTGGCAGCCCTTGGCGAGAGGCGGAAATCGAGGGAAGGTCGTGTGGTGTGAGTTGGTCTCCGCTTGA
- a CDS encoding SCO1860 family LAETG-anchored protein, with amino-acid sequence MNGNNFRMSARRCAAVALAAGPVTLAGAGSAQASGAHEGRASASVLRTGLDVSLLNKTVNVPLAVSLNEVQAPRSAHQTALSARLDGVDHGRPFSVLAADVAKADATTSEDKSEGTVELAHARIHVPGLPLLSLIEVEQVTSTATCEAGEAPVATSNVLGSVKVLGKRVSLTAGGTTDVKVPGVGEVRLDLSKRETTSTTAAASALELKVSVNPLKLNVAEVEGTVTLARATCESPAAPTTPADQESPEESAPAAPADDTPADTAPKTEAKAQGAHAESNLAETGGSSLTPYIAAGSVVLLGAGGGALVLARRRRG; translated from the coding sequence TTGAACGGCAACAACTTCCGTATGTCCGCGCGCCGTTGCGCCGCCGTCGCGCTGGCCGCCGGTCCGGTGACGCTGGCCGGCGCGGGCTCCGCGCAGGCGAGCGGTGCGCATGAGGGCCGAGCGAGCGCCTCCGTGCTGCGCACCGGGCTCGATGTGTCCCTGCTCAACAAGACCGTGAACGTCCCGCTCGCGGTCTCCCTCAACGAGGTCCAGGCGCCGCGGAGCGCCCACCAGACCGCGCTCAGTGCCCGCCTCGACGGTGTCGACCACGGGCGGCCCTTCAGCGTGCTCGCCGCGGACGTGGCCAAGGCCGACGCCACGACCTCGGAGGACAAGTCCGAGGGCACGGTCGAGCTGGCCCACGCCCGGATCCATGTCCCCGGCCTGCCCCTGCTGTCCCTGATCGAGGTCGAGCAGGTCACCTCCACCGCCACCTGCGAGGCGGGCGAGGCCCCGGTCGCCACCTCCAACGTCCTGGGCTCGGTGAAGGTGCTCGGCAAGCGGGTGTCGCTCACCGCCGGCGGCACCACCGACGTCAAGGTCCCGGGCGTCGGCGAGGTCCGGCTGGATCTGTCCAAGCGCGAGACCACGTCCACCACGGCCGCCGCCAGCGCCCTGGAGCTCAAGGTCTCCGTCAACCCGCTGAAGCTCAATGTGGCCGAGGTCGAGGGCACGGTGACCCTGGCCAGGGCGACCTGCGAGTCCCCGGCGGCCCCGACCACACCGGCGGACCAGGAGTCCCCGGAGGAGTCCGCGCCCGCCGCGCCCGCCGACGACACCCCGGCCGACACCGCGCCCAAGACCGAGGCGAAGGCCCAGGGTGCCCACGCGGAGTCCAACCTCGCGGAGACCGGGGGCAGTTCCCTGACGCCGTACATCGCGGCCGGCTCGGTGGTCCTGCTGGGAGCGGGCGGCGGAGCGCTGGTCCTGGCCCGACGGCGCCGGGGCTGA
- a CDS encoding bifunctional cobalt-precorrin-7 (C(5))-methyltransferase/cobalt-precorrin-6B (C(15))-methyltransferase, protein MITLVGTGTGAPLPAGATDGADLVVGARRHLEAARLSRGTERIVLGPLAPALDAIERQVEAGRRVVVLASGDPGFFGIARALAERFGSERLDIRPGVSSVAAAFARVGLPWEDAVVVSAHGRDPRTAVNVCRAHPKAAVLTGPGAGPAELGAALVRASAERVLVVASALGDPERERVERVTPAEAAAREWGTAVNVVLCLDEARALGPVRTVAGPPAGPSRWALEESAFAHRDSMITKFEVRALALARLAPRLGELVWDVGAGSGSLAVECARLGAAVTAVEKAPDGVARIRANAAAHGVDVQVVHGTAPAALEGLDDPDAVFVGGGGAELPAVVGACAARARRAVVIAMAALDRVPAARAALVSAGFSCDGVLLQSSRLAPLPGDVNRLAATNPVFLLWGTRPPAHSEGVAQ, encoded by the coding sequence ATGATCACACTCGTCGGTACCGGTACGGGGGCGCCGCTTCCGGCCGGGGCGACGGACGGCGCGGATCTGGTGGTGGGCGCACGTCGCCATCTGGAGGCCGCCCGGCTGTCCCGGGGGACGGAGCGGATCGTCCTCGGGCCGCTGGCCCCGGCGCTCGACGCGATCGAACGGCAGGTCGAGGCGGGGCGGCGGGTGGTGGTGCTGGCCTCCGGTGACCCCGGGTTCTTCGGGATCGCCCGGGCGCTGGCCGAGCGGTTCGGGTCCGAGCGGCTCGACATCCGGCCGGGTGTCTCGTCGGTGGCCGCCGCCTTCGCCCGGGTCGGGCTGCCCTGGGAGGACGCGGTGGTGGTGAGCGCGCACGGGCGCGATCCGCGGACCGCGGTGAACGTGTGCCGAGCGCACCCGAAGGCCGCGGTGCTGACCGGGCCCGGCGCGGGCCCCGCCGAGCTGGGCGCGGCGCTGGTCCGGGCGTCGGCCGAGCGGGTCCTGGTGGTGGCGAGCGCGCTCGGCGACCCGGAGCGCGAGCGGGTGGAGCGGGTGACGCCCGCCGAGGCGGCGGCGCGTGAGTGGGGTACGGCCGTGAACGTGGTGCTGTGCCTGGACGAGGCGCGGGCGCTGGGGCCGGTGCGTACCGTCGCCGGACCGCCGGCCGGGCCGTCCCGATGGGCCCTGGAGGAGAGCGCGTTCGCGCACCGCGACTCGATGATCACCAAGTTCGAGGTGCGCGCCCTGGCGCTGGCCCGGCTCGCGCCGCGGCTCGGCGAGCTGGTCTGGGACGTGGGTGCCGGCTCCGGGTCCCTCGCCGTGGAGTGCGCGCGGCTGGGCGCCGCCGTCACCGCGGTCGAGAAGGCGCCCGACGGGGTGGCCCGGATCCGGGCCAATGCGGCGGCGCACGGGGTGGACGTCCAGGTGGTGCACGGAACCGCGCCCGCCGCGCTGGAGGGTCTCGACGACCCCGACGCGGTGTTCGTCGGCGGCGGCGGAGCGGAACTGCCCGCCGTCGTGGGCGCCTGTGCGGCCCGGGCGCGGCGGGCGGTGGTGATCGCGATGGCCGCCCTGGACCGCGTACCCGCGGCACGCGCCGCGCTGGTCTCGGCGGGGTTCTCCTGCGACGGCGTGCTGTTGCAGTCGTCGCGGCTCGCGCCGCTGCCGGGGGATGTGAACCGGCTGGCGGCCACCAACCCGGTCTTTCTGCTGTGGGGCACACGGCCCCCGGCACACAGTGAAGGAGTTGCTCAGTGA
- the cobM gene encoding precorrin-4 C(11)-methyltransferase, with the protein MADAPTGKVTFVGAGPGAADLLTFRAARAIAEADVVIWAASLVQAEVLEHARADAEVLDSAALSLEDVVAVYERARAKGLRVARIHSGDPALWGGTQEQLDRCAALGIETEIVPGVSSFSAVAALAGRELTIPEVAQSVVLTRLGGGKTPMPPGEEVREFARHGTTMAIFLSAARSGQLVRELLEGGYPTSTPVVVAYQATWPEELVVRCTVGTLEETVKEHRLWKHTLFLVGPALDAHGTRSHLYHPGHFHGFRKADPEARKALRTQGASG; encoded by the coding sequence ATGGCCGATGCCCCCACCGGCAAGGTGACCTTCGTCGGTGCCGGTCCCGGCGCCGCCGATCTGCTGACCTTCCGTGCCGCGCGAGCCATCGCCGAGGCCGATGTGGTGATCTGGGCGGCCAGCCTGGTACAGGCGGAGGTCCTGGAGCATGCGCGGGCGGACGCCGAGGTCCTCGACTCGGCGGCCCTGTCCCTGGAGGACGTCGTCGCGGTGTACGAGCGGGCGCGTGCGAAGGGACTCAGGGTCGCCCGGATCCACTCCGGGGACCCGGCCCTGTGGGGCGGCACCCAGGAGCAGCTGGACCGGTGTGCTGCGCTCGGCATCGAGACGGAGATCGTGCCGGGTGTCTCGTCCTTCTCGGCGGTCGCCGCCCTGGCCGGGCGGGAGCTGACGATCCCCGAGGTCGCGCAGTCGGTGGTGCTCACCCGGCTCGGCGGCGGGAAGACGCCGATGCCGCCCGGGGAGGAGGTGCGGGAGTTCGCCCGGCACGGCACCACCATGGCGATCTTCCTGTCCGCGGCCCGCAGCGGTCAGCTGGTGCGGGAGCTGCTGGAGGGCGGCTATCCGACGAGCACCCCGGTCGTGGTGGCGTACCAGGCGACCTGGCCCGAGGAGCTGGTGGTGAGGTGCACGGTCGGCACGCTGGAGGAGACGGTCAAGGAGCACCGGCTCTGGAAGCACACGCTGTTCCTGGTCGGTCCCGCGCTCGATGCGCACGGCACCCGTTCGCATCTGTATCACCCCGGTCATTTCCACGGCTTTCGCAAGGCCGACCCCGAGGCCCGCAAGGCCCTGCGTACCCAGGGTGCGAGCGGATGA
- the cobJ gene encoding precorrin-3B C(17)-methyltransferase: MIGLMSATAAGAAARDRLAAAWPDRTRVYEGPVGEAARTAFAECEQLVCFLATGAVVRLLAPLLRDKASDPGVVCVDEGGRFAVSLVGGHAGGANELARAVAEVLGAEPVVTTATDSVGLPGLDMLGLPVEGDVAGVSRALLDGEPVALQAEVSWPLPPLKVTGEGRHTLRVTDALVEPAEREAVLRPPSLVVGVGASRGAPTEEILGLVEGALADAGLSVRSLAELATVDAKAGEPGIVEAAERLGVPLVTYSAEELAGIEVPNPSEAPLAAVGTPSVAEAAALVRGGELLVPKRKSAARPAMATCAVVRRPGRGRLAVVGLGPGARDLLTPRAEAELRRASVLVGLDQYVDQIRDLLRPGTRILQSGLGAEEERARTAVAEARAGHAVALIGSGDAGVYAMASPALAEASDDIDVVGVPGVTAALAAGALLGAPLGHDHVSISLSDLHTPWEVIERRVRAAAEADLVVTFYNPRSRGRDWQLPKALAILAEHREPTTPVGVVRNASRPDESSRVTALAALDPATVDMMTVVTVGNTATREIAGRMVTPRGYRWQEETR; the protein is encoded by the coding sequence GTGATCGGCCTGATGTCCGCCACCGCGGCGGGGGCGGCGGCGCGGGACCGGCTGGCCGCGGCCTGGCCGGACCGCACCCGGGTGTACGAGGGTCCCGTCGGCGAGGCCGCACGGACCGCCTTCGCGGAGTGCGAACAGCTGGTGTGCTTTCTGGCGACGGGCGCGGTCGTACGGCTGCTGGCCCCGCTGCTGAGGGACAAGGCGTCCGACCCCGGTGTGGTCTGTGTCGACGAGGGCGGGCGGTTCGCGGTGTCCCTGGTGGGCGGGCACGCGGGCGGGGCCAATGAACTCGCCCGCGCGGTGGCCGAGGTGCTGGGCGCGGAGCCCGTGGTGACCACCGCGACGGACTCCGTGGGACTGCCGGGCCTCGACATGCTGGGGCTGCCCGTGGAGGGCGATGTCGCCGGGGTGTCGCGGGCGCTGCTGGACGGGGAGCCGGTCGCGCTGCAGGCGGAGGTGAGCTGGCCGCTGCCGCCGCTGAAGGTCACCGGCGAGGGCCGCCACACCCTCCGGGTCACCGACGCCCTGGTCGAGCCCGCCGAGCGGGAGGCCGTGCTGCGGCCGCCGTCGCTGGTGGTCGGGGTGGGCGCCTCCCGGGGCGCCCCGACCGAGGAGATCCTCGGGCTGGTGGAGGGCGCGCTGGCGGACGCCGGACTGTCCGTGCGGTCGCTCGCCGAGCTGGCCACCGTGGACGCCAAGGCCGGTGAGCCGGGCATCGTCGAGGCGGCGGAGCGGCTCGGGGTGCCCCTGGTGACGTACTCCGCCGAGGAGTTGGCGGGCATCGAGGTACCGAACCCGTCCGAGGCGCCGCTCGCCGCCGTCGGCACCCCGTCCGTGGCGGAGGCCGCGGCGCTGGTGCGCGGGGGCGAACTCCTGGTGCCCAAGCGCAAGTCGGCCGCGCGTCCGGCGATGGCGACCTGTGCCGTCGTACGCCGTCCCGGGCGCGGGCGGCTCGCGGTCGTCGGGCTGGGTCCCGGCGCCCGGGACCTGCTGACTCCGCGCGCCGAGGCGGAGCTGCGGCGCGCCTCCGTGCTGGTCGGCCTTGACCAGTACGTCGACCAGATCCGGGATCTGCTGCGGCCCGGCACCCGGATCCTTCAGTCCGGGCTCGGCGCGGAGGAGGAGCGGGCCCGCACCGCGGTCGCCGAGGCGCGCGCCGGACACGCCGTCGCGCTGATCGGCAGCGGGGACGCCGGTGTCTACGCCATGGCGTCGCCCGCGCTGGCCGAGGCCTCGGACGACATCGACGTCGTGGGGGTCCCCGGGGTCACCGCCGCGCTCGCCGCGGGTGCCCTGCTGGGCGCTCCCCTGGGCCATGACCATGTCTCGATCAGCCTCTCCGATCTGCACACCCCCTGGGAGGTCATCGAGCGGCGGGTGCGGGCCGCGGCCGAGGCGGACCTCGTGGTGACCTTCTACAACCCGCGCAGCCGGGGCCGGGACTGGCAGCTGCCGAAGGCGCTCGCGATCCTCGCCGAACACCGGGAGCCGACGACGCCGGTCGGTGTCGTACGCAACGCGTCCCGGCCCGACGAGTCCAGCCGGGTGACGGCACTGGCCGCGCTGGACCCGGCGACGGTGGACATGATGACGGTGGTGACCGTGGGCAACACGGCGACCCGTGAGATCGCGGGGCGCATGGTGACCCCGCGCGGCTACCGCTGGCAGGAGGAGACCCGGTGA
- a CDS encoding sirohydrochlorin chelatase — translation MTTPPPALLIAGHGTRDEAGAEAFRDFVRELGRRHPELPVAGGFIELSPPPLGEAVAELVERGVRRFAAVPLMLVSAGHAKGDIPAALAREKERHPGISYAYGRPLGPHPALLRVLERRLDEALGAAGPDGVPVDRSEVTVLLVGRGSTDPDANAEVHRAARLLWEGRGYAGVETAFVSLAAPDVPSGLDRCVRLGARRIVVLPYFLFTGILPERVRRQTEDWAAAHPETEVRSAEVIGPEPELLDLVMERYEEAVKGDLRMNCDSCVYRIALPGFEDKVGLPQQPHFHPDDDDHHHGHHHGGHAHSHAH, via the coding sequence GTGACCACCCCGCCGCCCGCCCTGCTCATCGCCGGCCATGGCACCCGGGACGAGGCCGGAGCCGAGGCGTTCCGCGACTTCGTACGGGAGTTGGGCCGCCGCCACCCCGAACTGCCCGTCGCGGGCGGCTTCATCGAGCTGTCACCGCCGCCGCTGGGCGAGGCGGTGGCCGAACTGGTGGAGCGCGGTGTGCGCCGTTTCGCCGCCGTCCCGCTGATGCTGGTGTCCGCCGGGCACGCCAAGGGCGACATCCCGGCGGCGCTGGCCCGGGAGAAGGAGCGGCACCCGGGGATCTCCTACGCCTATGGGCGTCCGCTGGGCCCGCACCCGGCGCTGCTGAGGGTGCTGGAGCGGCGCCTGGACGAGGCGCTGGGGGCGGCGGGGCCGGACGGTGTGCCCGTGGACCGGTCCGAGGTGACGGTGCTGCTGGTGGGGCGCGGTTCGACCGACCCGGACGCCAATGCCGAGGTGCACCGGGCGGCACGGCTGCTGTGGGAGGGCCGCGGGTATGCGGGCGTGGAGACGGCGTTCGTGTCGCTGGCGGCGCCCGATGTGCCGAGCGGCCTCGACCGCTGCGTCAGGCTGGGGGCGCGCCGGATCGTGGTGCTGCCGTACTTCCTGTTCACGGGGATCCTGCCGGAGCGGGTGCGGCGGCAGACCGAGGACTGGGCGGCGGCGCACCCGGAGACCGAGGTGCGGTCGGCGGAGGTCATCGGTCCTGAGCCGGAGCTGCTGGACCTGGTGATGGAGCGGTACGAGGAGGCCGTCAAGGGCGATCTGCGGATGAACTGCGACTCCTGTGTGTACCGGATCGCGCTGCCCGGCTTCGAGGACAAGGTGGGGCTGCCGCAGCAACCGCACTTCCACCCGGACGACGACGACCACCACCACGGTCATCACCACGGCGGGCACGCGCACTCCCATGCGCACTGA
- a CDS encoding DUF397 domain-containing protein has protein sequence MATPSNWRKSSYSGPGDGNDCVEIAKSPTHVSIRDSKALAKATLSFPTRAFTTFVEALKTHPTSTDSARLRG, from the coding sequence ATGGCCACCCCCAGCAACTGGCGAAAGTCCTCCTACTCGGGCCCCGGCGACGGCAACGACTGTGTGGAGATCGCCAAGTCACCCACCCACGTATCCATACGCGACTCCAAGGCTCTGGCCAAGGCAACCCTCTCCTTCCCGACCAGAGCTTTCACCACCTTCGTCGAGGCCCTGAAAACTCACCCCACCAGCACAGACTCCGCCAGACTCCGAGGCTGA
- the cobC gene encoding Rv2231c family pyridoxal phosphate-dependent protein CobC, translated as MRTEPDGGPHDLRHHGDAEVRDGGAALVDLAVNVRQDTPPPWLRERIAASLGALAAYPDGRAARAAVAARHGLPVERVLLTAGAAEAFVLLARALKVRRPVVVHPQFTEPEAALRDAGHTVDRVLLREEDGFRLDPAAVPEDADLVVVGNPTNPTSVLHPAAVLSRLARPGRTLVVDEAFMDAVPGEREALAGRTDVPGLVVLRSLTKTWGLAGLRIGYVLSSPEVIAELERAQPLWPVSTPALAAAVACMEPRALAEAEAAARRIAVDRARLVTGLASFAGAGVRVAGPAEAPFVLLRVEGAARIRRRLRDLGHAVRRGDTFPGLGDAWLRVAVRGPETTEGFLTALEAALATPLGPSEGWEHRETPRPLTDGPAGSGRPG; from the coding sequence ATGCGCACTGAACCCGACGGCGGACCGCACGATCTGCGGCACCACGGGGACGCCGAGGTGCGGGACGGCGGTGCGGCGCTGGTGGATCTCGCCGTGAACGTACGGCAGGACACCCCGCCTCCGTGGCTGCGGGAGCGGATCGCCGCCTCGCTCGGGGCTCTGGCGGCCTACCCGGACGGGCGGGCCGCGCGGGCGGCGGTGGCCGCGCGCCATGGGCTGCCGGTGGAACGGGTACTGCTGACGGCCGGCGCCGCGGAGGCGTTCGTGCTGCTGGCGCGGGCGCTGAAGGTGCGTCGTCCGGTCGTGGTGCATCCGCAGTTCACCGAGCCGGAGGCGGCGCTGCGGGACGCCGGGCACACGGTGGACCGGGTGCTGCTGCGGGAGGAGGACGGCTTCCGGCTGGACCCGGCGGCCGTCCCCGAGGACGCGGACCTGGTGGTGGTCGGCAATCCGACCAACCCGACGTCCGTGCTGCATCCGGCCGCCGTGCTCAGCCGGCTCGCCCGGCCAGGGCGGACCCTGGTGGTCGACGAGGCCTTCATGGACGCGGTGCCCGGTGAGCGGGAGGCGCTGGCGGGGCGGACGGATGTGCCGGGCCTGGTGGTGCTGCGCAGCCTGACCAAGACCTGGGGGCTGGCGGGGCTGCGCATCGGCTATGTGCTCTCCTCCCCCGAGGTGATCGCCGAGTTGGAGCGGGCCCAGCCGCTGTGGCCGGTGTCCACTCCCGCGCTGGCGGCGGCGGTCGCCTGCATGGAGCCGCGGGCGCTGGCGGAGGCGGAGGCGGCTGCCCGGCGGATCGCCGTGGACCGGGCGCGTCTGGTGACGGGCCTCGCCTCCTTCGCGGGGGCCGGGGTGCGGGTGGCCGGACCGGCCGAGGCTCCCTTCGTCCTGCTGCGGGTGGAGGGGGCGGCCCGGATACGGCGGCGGTTGCGCGACCTGGGCCATGCGGTGCGGCGCGGGGACACGTTCCCGGGGCTGGGGGACGCATGGCTGCGGGTGGCGGTGCGGGGACCGGAGACCACGGAGGGGTTCCTGACGGCGCTGGAGGCGGCGCTGGCCACACCGCTTGGCCCGTCCGAGGGATGGGAGCACCGGGAGACACCCCGACCTCTTACCGATGGGCCCGCAGGAAGCGGACGCCCAGGGTGA
- a CDS encoding precorrin-8X methylmutase, giving the protein MNRVVHPIEQESFRRLRARLDTSRLPPLTRAVVERVVHSSADLGYADDLVMDEAELERAHTALHAGAPVVVDVEMVAAGITRHPTVCRLKDAGSGPGLTRSAQAVRLAHQEVGPGALWVIGCAPTALEELLTLDASPALVIGVPVGFVGAAESKAALRESGLPAVSNVSEKGGSAVAAAALNALLYHPTSKETA; this is encoded by the coding sequence GTGAACCGTGTGGTCCATCCGATCGAGCAGGAGTCCTTCCGGCGGCTGCGCGCCCGTCTGGACACCTCGCGTCTCCCCCCGCTGACCCGGGCGGTGGTGGAGCGGGTCGTCCACTCCTCCGCCGACCTCGGCTACGCGGACGACCTCGTCATGGACGAGGCCGAGCTGGAGCGGGCCCACACCGCGCTGCACGCCGGGGCCCCGGTGGTCGTGGACGTCGAGATGGTGGCCGCCGGCATCACCCGGCACCCCACGGTCTGCCGTCTGAAGGACGCCGGATCAGGGCCCGGGCTGACGCGTTCCGCGCAGGCGGTCCGGCTCGCCCACCAGGAGGTGGGCCCCGGCGCGCTCTGGGTGATCGGCTGCGCCCCGACCGCCCTGGAGGAACTGCTGACCCTGGACGCCTCGCCCGCGCTGGTGATCGGTGTGCCCGTCGGCTTCGTCGGCGCGGCCGAGTCCAAGGCCGCGCTGCGCGAGAGCGGACTGCCCGCCGTGAGCAACGTGTCCGAGAAGGGCGGTTCGGCGGTCGCCGCCGCCGCCCTCAACGCCCTGCTGTACCACCCCACTTCGAAGGAGACCGCGTGA
- a CDS encoding CPBP family intramembrane glutamic endopeptidase, whose translation MRAGIRRRPLTWFFVLAYVLSWAAWTPYVLSDNGLGILHFGFPSLLGTTQLLGVLPGAYLGPIFSAFLVTATAQGRPGLRAWAGRLAKWRVSWRWYVAVIVGVPAVLTLSLTALGGSVPAAPSAALLAAFLPGLILQMVTTGIAEEPGWRDFVMPIVQRRYGPLAGTLIVGPLWGAWHLPLFWTEWGGPHVTWEQPVEFILTAIAFSFVMTWVFNRTGESLPLAMLLHTGVNNFFSFAAAGMFPELTQQDTVQAFLVASLVVAAVVLTATRGRLGYRKPPTVTGTHPEATVRP comes from the coding sequence CTGCGCGCCGGTATCCGCCGCCGCCCGCTGACCTGGTTCTTCGTCCTGGCCTATGTGCTCAGCTGGGCGGCATGGACCCCGTACGTGCTGTCCGACAACGGCCTGGGCATCCTGCACTTCGGCTTCCCCTCCCTGCTGGGCACCACCCAGCTGCTGGGCGTGCTGCCCGGCGCCTATCTCGGCCCGATCTTCTCCGCGTTCCTGGTGACCGCGACGGCCCAGGGCCGGCCCGGACTCCGCGCGTGGGCCGGCCGCCTGGCCAAGTGGCGGGTCAGCTGGCGCTGGTACGTCGCGGTCATCGTCGGGGTGCCAGCCGTGCTCACCCTCTCGCTGACCGCGCTGGGCGGCAGCGTCCCCGCCGCGCCGAGCGCCGCCCTGCTGGCCGCGTTCCTGCCCGGTCTGATCCTTCAGATGGTCACCACCGGCATCGCCGAGGAGCCCGGCTGGCGCGACTTCGTCATGCCCATCGTGCAGCGCCGTTACGGCCCGCTGGCCGGCACCCTGATCGTCGGCCCGCTGTGGGGCGCCTGGCACCTTCCGCTGTTCTGGACCGAGTGGGGCGGCCCACATGTGACCTGGGAGCAGCCGGTGGAGTTCATCCTCACCGCGATCGCCTTCAGCTTCGTGATGACCTGGGTGTTCAACCGCACCGGCGAGAGCCTGCCGCTGGCGATGCTGCTGCACACCGGCGTCAACAACTTCTTCTCCTTCGCCGCGGCGGGCATGTTCCCCGAACTGACCCAGCAGGACACCGTGCAGGCCTTCCTGGTCGCCTCCCTCGTCGTGGCCGCCGTCGTCCTGACCGCCACCCGCGGCAGGCTCGGCTACCGGAAGCCCCCCACGGTCACCGGCACCCACCCCGAGGCGACGGTCCGGCCCTGA
- a CDS encoding helix-turn-helix domain-containing protein gives MPARRHPTARQGRLGTELRKLREAAGLKATEVASLLGASSVQMSQIESAISGVSEQRLRRLAAHYACTDDAFIDALAAMATDRTRGWWAGYRTLLPAPFLDLAELEHHATFLQEVALPYIPGLLQTEDYARAVYSFRVPELPKPELELRVRHRMQRKVILKEPTPVPYEAVIHETALRIRVSDRNTSRAQLAGLLELSEEQHITLRVIPFDLDGFAGATSTMKYAGGAMPRLDTVVRDAPHGTAFIDSEDQLDAFRTLFRKVEAVSLPPDQSRDFIHRLAKEL, from the coding sequence GTGCCAGCAAGACGGCACCCCACCGCACGTCAGGGACGCCTGGGTACTGAACTGCGGAAGCTGCGTGAGGCCGCAGGACTCAAGGCGACCGAGGTTGCGAGCCTGCTCGGCGCGAGTTCCGTCCAGATGAGCCAAATCGAATCCGCCATCTCAGGCGTGAGCGAGCAGCGGCTGCGCCGACTTGCGGCGCACTATGCCTGCACGGACGACGCGTTCATCGATGCCTTGGCAGCAATGGCGACCGACCGGACACGCGGTTGGTGGGCGGGGTACCGAACGCTGCTGCCCGCGCCGTTCCTCGACCTCGCCGAGCTGGAACACCACGCCACGTTCCTACAAGAAGTCGCACTGCCCTACATCCCCGGCTTGCTTCAGACGGAGGACTACGCCCGCGCGGTCTACTCCTTCAGGGTTCCCGAACTCCCCAAGCCAGAGCTTGAGTTGCGCGTCCGTCACCGGATGCAGCGAAAGGTGATCCTCAAGGAACCTACCCCAGTTCCCTATGAAGCAGTGATCCACGAAACGGCCCTGCGGATCAGAGTCAGCGACCGCAATACCTCCCGGGCCCAGCTTGCCGGCCTCCTGGAACTCTCCGAAGAACAACACATCACCCTGCGCGTCATCCCCTTCGATCTGGACGGCTTCGCCGGAGCCACCAGCACGATGAAATACGCGGGCGGCGCGATGCCCAGGCTCGACACGGTGGTTCGAGACGCACCCCACGGCACCGCGTTCATCGACTCAGAGGATCAACTGGACGCCTTTCGAACGCTCTTCCGTAAAGTGGAAGCCGTATCGCTCCCACCCGACCAGTCCCGTGACTTCATCCACAGGCTGGCGAAGGAATTATGA